Proteins encoded within one genomic window of Phyllobacterium sp. T1293:
- a CDS encoding sensor histidine kinase, producing MSRFSPLAAILIAVVIFALDTLTTFDMAIAVLYVTVVLLSLSFATRKGLLFIGAICIGLTLLSFAVSHGENPTSDSTARCFVSLAAIGITTLLAYRVKTAIAVLGESEQRYRTIFLATGVAILEMDFTAVKAAIERLKADGFTDLRTAAEVNPDFARAAIGMMRLTNVNNTTLTTFKAKDLDAFKTALPALIGKEMEGSIWALLEAIWDFNTSFESETMMNDLDGNRISILYNVAMPHDRPSLDMVLVSIVDVTARHEAENELHQAHAELAHVTRVATLGELTVSIAHEVNQPLAAIVTNGGAGLRWLKRSEPDLGEVETSMQRMIADAGRASEVIKRLRALSSKATSQTIPVNLNEVIRETVVLVQRELTNQRIDLQLELAADFPSISGDPIQLQQVIINLILNAVQAMSDPAIRTRKLLVQTAIAGGVAVTKVRDTGTGFAAETAASLFDAFYTTKSNGMGMGLSICRSIVVAHGGRINASSEPGTGAVFEFTIPLQEEAVS from the coding sequence ATGTCGCGATTTTCGCCACTCGCCGCAATACTGATTGCGGTTGTGATATTTGCCCTGGATACGCTGACGACCTTTGATATGGCCATCGCCGTGCTCTACGTCACGGTTGTGCTCCTTTCACTCTCATTTGCCACAAGAAAGGGACTTCTGTTTATCGGTGCTATTTGCATAGGCCTGACACTGCTCAGCTTCGCCGTTTCCCACGGCGAAAATCCCACGTCGGATTCTACCGCCCGGTGTTTCGTGAGCCTTGCCGCCATCGGCATCACCACTTTGCTGGCATACAGGGTCAAAACGGCTATCGCTGTGCTTGGCGAGAGCGAACAAAGATACCGGACCATCTTTCTCGCAACGGGCGTTGCTATCCTCGAAATGGATTTTACCGCCGTTAAAGCTGCGATTGAACGTCTCAAAGCCGATGGTTTCACTGACTTGCGGACAGCCGCAGAGGTCAATCCCGACTTTGCGCGCGCCGCTATCGGGATGATGAGGCTGACCAACGTCAACAACACCACCCTGACCACTTTCAAGGCAAAGGACCTTGATGCTTTCAAGACCGCTTTGCCAGCACTTATCGGCAAGGAAATGGAAGGTTCAATCTGGGCATTGCTCGAGGCAATATGGGACTTCAACACATCCTTCGAATCCGAAACGATGATGAACGACCTCGATGGAAACCGCATTTCTATCCTTTACAATGTTGCCATGCCGCATGACCGTCCATCGCTTGACATGGTGCTGGTGAGTATTGTGGACGTAACAGCACGGCATGAGGCTGAAAACGAATTGCACCAGGCCCATGCAGAACTGGCTCACGTCACCCGTGTTGCCACGCTGGGCGAACTTACGGTGTCTATCGCCCATGAAGTCAACCAGCCGCTTGCGGCTATCGTTACCAATGGAGGAGCGGGTTTGCGCTGGCTCAAACGAAGCGAGCCTGATCTCGGCGAGGTTGAAACCTCGATGCAGCGCATGATCGCCGACGCGGGCCGGGCGAGCGAAGTTATCAAACGTTTGCGCGCGCTGTCGAGCAAGGCAACCTCGCAGACGATCCCTGTCAATCTCAACGAGGTCATCAGGGAAACCGTGGTGCTGGTTCAACGGGAATTGACCAACCAGCGGATAGATCTGCAACTGGAACTCGCCGCTGATTTTCCATCGATTTCCGGCGATCCCATACAACTCCAGCAGGTCATCATCAATCTGATCCTCAATGCCGTTCAGGCAATGTCTGACCCGGCAATCAGGACCCGTAAACTTCTGGTCCAAACCGCCATTGCCGGTGGCGTGGCTGTAACGAAAGTTCGTGACACCGGAACGGGTTTTGCCGCTGAGACAGCTGCAAGCCTGTTCGATGCCTTTTATACGACCAAGTCCAACGGCATGGGCATGGGACTATCAATTTGCCGGTCGATTGTCGTTGCGCATGGCGGGCGGATCAATGCAAGCTCTGAACCTGGTACAGGTGCCGTCTTTGAGTTCACCATTCCGTTGCAAGAGGAAGCTGTGTCATGA
- a CDS encoding response regulator transcription factor: protein MIQNTPPLVFVVDDDASLREALGSLFRSVGMQVELFGSPSEFLERGPVVVTESCLVLDIRLPGVSGLDFQSQLAKLGNNIPIVFMTGHGDVPMSVRAMKAGALDFLIKPFRDQDMLDAVSNALALDRERRATDGELSNLKSRYESLTARERDVIALVTTGLMNKQVAGKLGVSEITVKIHRGHLMEKMGVRTLAELVKIYEALRPVLGK, encoded by the coding sequence ATGATCCAGAATACGCCGCCATTGGTGTTTGTTGTTGATGACGATGCCTCATTGCGCGAGGCATTGGGCAGTCTTTTCAGATCAGTCGGGATGCAGGTCGAGCTATTTGGCTCACCGTCAGAATTTCTGGAACGCGGGCCGGTAGTGGTGACCGAAAGTTGCCTTGTGCTGGATATCCGCCTCCCCGGCGTAAGCGGGCTGGATTTCCAGAGCCAGCTTGCGAAACTTGGCAATAATATTCCAATTGTTTTCATGACCGGTCATGGTGATGTTCCGATGTCCGTGCGCGCGATGAAAGCAGGAGCGCTCGACTTTCTTATCAAGCCGTTCCGGGATCAGGATATGCTGGATGCCGTCTCGAACGCTCTTGCGCTTGATCGGGAACGCCGCGCGACGGATGGCGAACTTTCCAACCTGAAGTCACGTTATGAGAGCCTGACAGCGCGCGAACGGGACGTTATTGCTTTGGTAACCACCGGGTTGATGAACAAGCAAGTTGCCGGAAAGCTGGGCGTGAGCGAGATTACCGTAAAGATCCATCGCGGCCACCTGATGGAAAAAATGGGCGTCAGAACGCTTGCTGAACTGGTCAAGATCTACGAGGCGCTTCGGCCCGTTCTGGGCAAATAA